One segment of Sesamum indicum cultivar Zhongzhi No. 13 linkage group LG4, S_indicum_v1.0, whole genome shotgun sequence DNA contains the following:
- the LOC105160089 gene encoding heparanase-like protein 2, with protein sequence MAWMRVIVSCILVSLFCLSYADEVKLTVKGVTSIGKTDDNFVCATLDWWPETKCNYNQCPWGKAGIFNLDLNNKILANAIRAFNPLRLRIGGSLQDQVVYDVGKPVKKCQPFKQQDDGLFGFSKGCLPMERWDQLNKLFSDTGAKITFGLNALSGRKKSYGDATLMIGKWHHGNARDFMNYTAQKGYKIDSYELGNELCGSGVSARILPEQYGKDIITLKTVLRKLYPDPSSRPKILGPGGFYDEQWFKTFLQVSGPDVVDGLTHHIYNLGAGVDPNLIKKIQDPFLLDEIAQTHKDVSTTVKLFGPWSGAWVGEAGGAYNSGGKDVSHTFVNGFWYLDQLGMTSTFNHKVFCRQALIGGNYALLNTTSFIPNPDYYGALLWHRLMGKQVLSATHNGSPYLRAYSHCSKKTSGISVLLINMSNSTTFEVSVMDDLNLYPEDYSLSSGYSKYVWQREEYHLTPKDGNIQSDVVLLNGTPLKLTESSDIPAMNPQVVDAASPITVQPDSIVFATLRGFAAPACA encoded by the exons ATGGCGTGGATGAGGGTTATCGTTTCTTGCATTCTTGTTTCACTGTTTTGTTTGTCATATGCTGATGAAGTGAAGTTGACAGTGAAAGGAGTTACTTCCATAGGCAAGACTGATGACAACTTCGTTTGTGCTACGTTGGACTGGTGGCCTGAGACTAAGTGCAACTACAATCAGTGCCCATGGGGAAAAGCTGGCATCTTCAATCTG GATTTGAACAACAAGATTCTTGCAAACGCCATCAGAGCATTCAACCCTCTTCGGTTGAGAATTGGAGGCTCATTGCAAGATCAGGTTGTGTATGATGTTGGAAAACCGGTGAAGAAGTGCCAAcctttcaaacaacaagatgATGGCCTGTTTGGATTTTCCAAAGGTTGTCTTCCCATGGAAAGATGGGATCAGCTGAACAAGTTGTTCAGTGACACGGG GGCTAAAATCACTTTTGGCTTGAATGCCCTCTCTGGAAGGAAGAAATCCTATGGAGATGCCACACTTATGATTGGAAAGTGGCATCATGGGAACGCCCGTGATTTCATGAACTACACAGCCCAAAAAGGATACAAGATCGATTCGTATGAACTAG GAAATGAGCTATGTGGTAGTGGGGTTTCTGCAAGAATACTTCCTGAACAATATGGAAAAGATATTATTACACTCAAAACAGTGCTCAGGAAGTTGTACCCTGACCCTTCTTCACGACCCAAGATCCTGGGCCCAGGCGGGTTTTATGACGAGCAATGGTTCAAAACCTTCCTCCAGGTCTCAGGACCAGACGTTGTTGACGGCTTGACACACCATATCTACAACCTTGGTGCAG GTGTTGATCCAAATctaatcaagaaaattcaagaTCCCTTTTTACTAGATGAAATAGCTCAGACCCACAAGGATGTTTCCACCACGGTGAAGTTGTTCGGGCCATGGTCAGGAGCCTGGGTTGGGGAAGCTGGTGGCGCTTACAACAGTGGTGGCAAAGATGTTTCCCACACTTTTGTTAATGGATTCTG GTACTTGGATCAATTGGGCATGACATCAACATTCAACCACAAGGTTTTCTGCAGACAGGCCTTGATTGGAGGAAACTATGCTCTACTTAACACAACGTCATTCATTCCTAATCCTGACTATTATGG CGCTCTCTTATGGCATCGTTTGATGGGAAAGCAAGTTCTCTCTGCAACTCACAATGGCTCTCCTTACTTGCGTGCCTATTCCCACTGCTCAAAGAAAACA TCTGGAATCTCAGTTCTTCTGATCAACATGTCAAATTCGACAACCTTTGAAGTCTCAGTAATGGATGACTTGAACTTGTACCCTGAGGATTATAGCCTGTCGTCAGGATACAGTAAATATGTATGGCAAAGGGAAGAGTATCATTTGACTCCAAAGGATGGGAACATACAGAGTGATGTTGTGCTGCTGAATGGGACACCACTAAAACTCACAGAATCATCTGATATTCCAGCAATGAATCCACAGGTTGTTGATGCTGCTTCACCCATTACCGTCCAGCCTGATTCCATAGTTTTTGCCACACTGAGAGGGTTTGCAGCCCCTGCTTGTGCTTAG